From a single Streptomyces liliifuscus genomic region:
- a CDS encoding DUF4287 domain-containing protein: MTETVKGPASYFPSIEKKYGRPIAEWKGLIRSSPLTKHMELVAWLKAEHGMGHGHANALVAHTLAEDSGR, from the coding sequence ATGACCGAGACCGTGAAAGGGCCCGCGAGCTACTTCCCCTCCATCGAGAAGAAGTACGGCCGTCCCATAGCCGAGTGGAAGGGCCTCATCCGCTCCTCGCCCCTCACCAAGCACATGGAACTCGTGGCCTGGCTCAAAGCCGAGCACGGCATGGGTCACGGCCACGCCAACGCCCTCGTCGCGCACACACTCGCCGAGGACAGCGGCAGGTGA
- a CDS encoding response regulator transcription factor has translation MRPHLALIEDDPDFALMCRTYLEREGFTVTWAMDARAGKAVMHDGGIDLVVLDLGLPDGSGLELLRALRSTSRLPVIVVSGRGDETDRVAGLEIGADDYLVKPFSQRELVARIGAVLRRCRPPELPAVLDVGTLRVDTAARQASGTGVLLNLRPKEYALLEALARSPGRVFSAEQLLELIWGASWQQSATVVEHVYRLRGKLSRLPAPAPRITTVRGYGYRLDP, from the coding sequence GTGCGTCCACACCTCGCGCTGATCGAGGACGATCCCGACTTCGCACTGATGTGCCGTACCTATCTGGAACGTGAGGGTTTCACCGTCACATGGGCCATGGACGCCCGGGCCGGCAAGGCCGTCATGCACGACGGGGGCATCGATCTCGTCGTCCTCGACCTGGGACTTCCCGACGGCAGCGGTCTCGAACTGCTGCGGGCGCTGCGCTCCACCAGTCGACTTCCGGTCATAGTCGTCAGCGGTCGCGGAGACGAGACGGACCGGGTGGCGGGCCTGGAGATCGGCGCGGACGACTATCTCGTCAAACCGTTCTCGCAGCGGGAACTCGTCGCCCGTATCGGAGCCGTGCTGCGCCGGTGCCGGCCGCCCGAGCTGCCGGCCGTCCTCGACGTCGGGACCCTGCGTGTCGACACCGCCGCGCGCCAGGCGAGCGGAACGGGTGTCCTGCTGAACCTCCGCCCCAAGGAGTACGCCCTCCTGGAGGCCCTCGCGCGCTCCCCCGGCCGGGTCTTCTCCGCCGAGCAACTGCTGGAACTGATCTGGGGAGCGTCCTGGCAGCAGTCCGCGACCGTCGTCGAGCACGTGTACCGGCTGCGCGGCAAACTCTCCCGACTCCCCGCGCCCGCACCGCGGATCACCACGGTGCGCGGCTATGGATACCGTCTCGATCCGTGA
- a CDS encoding HEAT repeat domain-containing protein, whose amino-acid sequence MPVTETHAGALVRALGSEPRRPAAFRELMRLGSAAVPAVRRGLAHPEALVREQCCRLLDSLFVTEALDDLIAMLDDPSPRVRIAAVHALACDRCKSDACRPDRAVVLPRGIRLLSRDPDAHVRNFAAELVGLSVHTHAEAVAALVRARDNDPSPAVRKKAGWYAPGGPIHLRTAPRPARRPR is encoded by the coding sequence ATGCCGGTCACGGAGACACACGCAGGTGCCCTTGTGCGTGCGCTGGGCAGTGAGCCCAGGCGGCCGGCGGCCTTCCGTGAGCTGATGAGGCTGGGCTCCGCCGCTGTGCCCGCCGTCCGGCGGGGCCTGGCCCACCCCGAAGCCCTGGTACGGGAGCAGTGCTGCCGACTGCTGGACAGTCTGTTCGTGACCGAGGCGCTGGACGATCTGATCGCCATGCTCGACGACCCCAGCCCCCGGGTGCGGATCGCCGCGGTGCACGCGCTGGCCTGCGACCGGTGCAAGAGCGACGCCTGCCGCCCCGACCGGGCCGTGGTGCTGCCCCGGGGGATCCGGTTGCTGAGCCGGGATCCGGACGCCCACGTGCGCAACTTCGCCGCCGAACTCGTCGGACTGTCGGTGCACACCCACGCGGAGGCGGTCGCCGCCCTGGTCCGGGCCCGGGACAACGATCCGTCGCCCGCTGTCCGGAAGAAGGCGGGCTGGTACGCGCCGGGTGGACCCATCCACCTCAGGACCGCACCGCGACCGGCCCGCAGGCCTCGCTGA